A single genomic interval of Chrysemys picta bellii isolate R12L10 chromosome 8, ASM1138683v2, whole genome shotgun sequence harbors:
- the LOC103305975 gene encoding 2-5A-dependent ribonuclease isoform X3, with translation MEATGNSQPAAPNGCRNGTAAATASQLHDAIKKGSVKTVRQLLEEGADVNSKVEGGWTPLHNAVQADQEEIVNLLLEQGADPRARKDNGATPFIIAGIVGNVSLLELFLSKGSEINEKDNNGFTAFMEAAWYGKEKALKFLYENFSDEKEMDVNLGRMVSTQQRQVYKGGETALMDAARNGHLSAVKTLVKEMRASVHACDNFGRNALIHALRLPLKRNTIRRQNENIEQIVSFLLDCGADVTGRDENGKTSLILAAERQSQDLVELLLKTGKVDINAMGNDGKTALKIAVEYDHEEIAKLLCENGARADCSDIFAAKENYNNEMVALLLKYGATATNNQPPKDWEPTSKRWGEQLWRLHSINSPQIGKLNIIFDEYYCIESTSEGGIYLGFHAGKEVAVKRFLLGSDKAKRESMCLSHCHSNRHMVKLFGTETHGNCQLFCLSLCESNLEDHLSKSAQAVNNHNILKTLLEAVRDLHSLELGHGDLHPRNILIDFDKSSSFAEGQRELIIKEDLEALGRLVLYVVTRGEVPFDGPDGEDVSARCPTDLQGHLEIEDLIRSLVSPHGGNSVQLGDLIHHPFFWTCESRFEFLVDVGNNPDIEKYNAGSQIVKALNCNKATTKKHFHQWTRKIDQDVLKNMKEKRSYKDTVTDLLRLIRNVGAHYGAKPQWFKEIIQNPSQYFVDRFPDLTFYVYEHLRRVDRAFLKKVLHHILKGYNPS, from the exons ATGGAGGCCACAGGCAACAGCCAGCCGGCGGCACCAAACGGCTGCAGAAATGGAACAGCAGCAGCCACAGCGTCTCAATTACATGATGCTATCAAAAAAGGTTCAGTAAAGACAGTCCGGCAGCTGTTGGAGGAAGGTGCAGATGTCAATTCCAAGGTAGAAGGTGGTTGGACACCACTGCACAATGCTGTACAGGCTGATCAGGAAGAGATCGTTAACCTTCTGCTGGAGCAGGGTGCTGATCCACGTGCCAGAAAGGACAATGGTGCCACGCCCTTTATTATAGCAGGCATAGTGGGGAATGTGAGCCTTTTGGAGCTCTTCCTTTCTAAGGGGTCAGAAATAAATGAGAAGGATAACAACGGCTTCACAGCCTTTATGGAGGCTGCTTGGTATGGGAAGGAGAAGGCCTTGAAATTCTTGTATGAGAATTTCTCGGATGAGAAAGAGATGGATGTGAATTTGGGCCGGATGGTCAGTACACAACAAAGACAAGTGTACAAAGGCGGAGAAACAGCCCTGATGGATGCTGCCAGGAATGGCCACCTCTCAGCTGTGAAAACCCTCGTGAAAGAGATGAGAGCCAGCGTGCATGCCTGTGATAACTTTGGCAGGAACGCTTTGATCCATGCATTACGGCTGCCTCTGAAGAGGAACACCATACGTAGACAAAACGAGAATATAGAACAAATAGTCTCCTTTCTGCTGGACTGTGGCGCTGATGTTACTGGAAGAGATGAAAATGGGAAGACTTCGCTCATCCTGGCAGCAGAGAGGCAAAGTCAGGATTTGGTGGAATTGTTACTGAAGACAGGCAAAGTTGACATTAACGCCATGGGCAATGATGGCAAAACAGCACTGAAGATAGCTGTGGAGTACGACCATGAGGAAATAGCCAAGCTGTTATGTGAGAACGGAGCCAGGGCTGATTGTAGTGACATTTTTGCGGCCAAAGAGAACTACAACAATGAAATGGTGGCGCTGCTGCTCAAATACGGTGCTACGGCTACTAATAATCAGCCTCCTAAAGATTGGGAACCCACCAGCAAACGCTGGGGAGAGCAACTATGGCGTCTTCACAGTATAAATTCCCCTCAGATCGGAAAACTCAACATCATATTTGATGAGTATTACTGCATTGAGAGCACCTCTGAAGGTGGCATCTACCTGGGATTCCATGCAGGGAAAGAGGTGGCTGTGAAGAGATTCCTTCTTGGCAGTGATAAGGCTAAACGAGAATCCATGTGTCTCAGTCACTGCCATAGCAACAGGCATATGGTAAAACTTTTTGGGACTGAGACTCATGGCAACTGCCAGctcttctgcctctctctctgtgaGAGCAACCTTGAGGATCATCTGAGCAAATCTGCACAGGCAGTCAATAATCATAACATCCTCAAGACACTCTTGGAAGCAGTGAGAGATCTGCACTCTTTGGAATTAGGCCATGGGGACCTGCACCCACGTAACATTTTGATAG ATTTTGATAAGAGTAGCAGTTTTGCTGAAGGTCAAAGGGAACTTATAATCAAAGAAGACTTGGAG GCACTCGGGAGGTTGGTCCTATATGTTGTAACAAGGGGTGAGGTGCCTTTTGATGGACCTGATGGAGAGGATGTGTCTGCAAGATGTCCCACAGATTTGCAGGGTCACTTGGAGATTGAAGATCTCATAAGAAGTTTGGTCTCCCCCCATGGAGGAAACTCAGTTCAGTTAGGAGACTTGATCCACCATCCCTTTTTCTGGACCTGTGAGAG CAGGTTTGAGTTTCTTGTGGATGTTGGGAATAATCCAGACATCGAAAAATACAATGCTGGGAGCCAGATTGTGAAAGCTTTGAATTGCAATAAGGCAACAACTAAGAAGCACTTCCACCAGTGGACTAGGAAG ATTGATCAAGATGTTCTGAAAAATATGAAAGAGAAACGCTCCTATAAAGATACTGTCACTGACCTGTTGAGGTTAATCAGAAATGTGGGGGCGCACTATGGTGCAAAACCACAATG GTTCAAAGAAATAATCCAGAACCCATCACAGTATTTTGTTGACCGGTTTCCAGATCtgacattttatgtctatgaGCATTTGCGCCGTGTGGACAGAG cttTCCTAAAGAAGGTACTTCACCACATCCTCAAAGGCTACAATCCCAGCTGA
- the LOC103305975 gene encoding 2-5A-dependent ribonuclease isoform X4, with amino-acid sequence MEATGNSQPAAPNGCRNGTAAATASQLHDAIKKGSVKTVRQLLEEGADVNSKVEGGWTPLHNAVQADQEEIVNLLLEQGADPRARKDNGATPFIIAGIVGNVSLLELFLSKGSEINEKDNNGFTAFMEAAWYGKEKALKFLYENFSDEKEMDVNLGRMVSTQQRQVYKGGETALMDAARNGHLSAVKTLVKEMRASVHACDNFGRNALIHALRLPLKRNTIRRQNENIEQIVSFLLDCGADVTGRDENGKTSLILAAERQSQDLVELLLKTGKVDINAMGNDGKTALKIAVEYDHEEIAKLLCENGARADCSDIFAAKENYNNEMVALLLKYGATATNNQPPKDWEPTSKRWGEQLWRLHSINSPQIGKLNIIFDEYYCIESTSEGGIYLGFHAGKEVAVKRFLLGSDKAKRESMCLSHCHSNRHMVKLFGTETHGNCQLFCLSLCESNLEDHLSKSAQAVNNHNILKTLLEAVRDLHSLELGHGDLHPRNILIDADDKVLLADFDKSSSFAEGQRELIIKEDLEALGRLVLYVVTRGEVPFDGPDGEDVSARCPTDLQGHLEIEDLIRSLVSPHGGNSVQLGDLIHHPFFWTCESRFEFLVDVGNNPDIEKYNAGSQIVKALNCNKATTKKHFHQWTRKLDCFSSYFVKKQKQPNSSPDRH; translated from the exons ATGGAGGCCACAGGCAACAGCCAGCCGGCGGCACCAAACGGCTGCAGAAATGGAACAGCAGCAGCCACAGCGTCTCAATTACATGATGCTATCAAAAAAGGTTCAGTAAAGACAGTCCGGCAGCTGTTGGAGGAAGGTGCAGATGTCAATTCCAAGGTAGAAGGTGGTTGGACACCACTGCACAATGCTGTACAGGCTGATCAGGAAGAGATCGTTAACCTTCTGCTGGAGCAGGGTGCTGATCCACGTGCCAGAAAGGACAATGGTGCCACGCCCTTTATTATAGCAGGCATAGTGGGGAATGTGAGCCTTTTGGAGCTCTTCCTTTCTAAGGGGTCAGAAATAAATGAGAAGGATAACAACGGCTTCACAGCCTTTATGGAGGCTGCTTGGTATGGGAAGGAGAAGGCCTTGAAATTCTTGTATGAGAATTTCTCGGATGAGAAAGAGATGGATGTGAATTTGGGCCGGATGGTCAGTACACAACAAAGACAAGTGTACAAAGGCGGAGAAACAGCCCTGATGGATGCTGCCAGGAATGGCCACCTCTCAGCTGTGAAAACCCTCGTGAAAGAGATGAGAGCCAGCGTGCATGCCTGTGATAACTTTGGCAGGAACGCTTTGATCCATGCATTACGGCTGCCTCTGAAGAGGAACACCATACGTAGACAAAACGAGAATATAGAACAAATAGTCTCCTTTCTGCTGGACTGTGGCGCTGATGTTACTGGAAGAGATGAAAATGGGAAGACTTCGCTCATCCTGGCAGCAGAGAGGCAAAGTCAGGATTTGGTGGAATTGTTACTGAAGACAGGCAAAGTTGACATTAACGCCATGGGCAATGATGGCAAAACAGCACTGAAGATAGCTGTGGAGTACGACCATGAGGAAATAGCCAAGCTGTTATGTGAGAACGGAGCCAGGGCTGATTGTAGTGACATTTTTGCGGCCAAAGAGAACTACAACAATGAAATGGTGGCGCTGCTGCTCAAATACGGTGCTACGGCTACTAATAATCAGCCTCCTAAAGATTGGGAACCCACCAGCAAACGCTGGGGAGAGCAACTATGGCGTCTTCACAGTATAAATTCCCCTCAGATCGGAAAACTCAACATCATATTTGATGAGTATTACTGCATTGAGAGCACCTCTGAAGGTGGCATCTACCTGGGATTCCATGCAGGGAAAGAGGTGGCTGTGAAGAGATTCCTTCTTGGCAGTGATAAGGCTAAACGAGAATCCATGTGTCTCAGTCACTGCCATAGCAACAGGCATATGGTAAAACTTTTTGGGACTGAGACTCATGGCAACTGCCAGctcttctgcctctctctctgtgaGAGCAACCTTGAGGATCATCTGAGCAAATCTGCACAGGCAGTCAATAATCATAACATCCTCAAGACACTCTTGGAAGCAGTGAGAGATCTGCACTCTTTGGAATTAGGCCATGGGGACCTGCACCCACGTAACATTTTGATAG ATGCGGATGATAAAGTTCTCCTTGCAGATTTTGATAAGAGTAGCAGTTTTGCTGAAGGTCAAAGGGAACTTATAATCAAAGAAGACTTGGAG GCACTCGGGAGGTTGGTCCTATATGTTGTAACAAGGGGTGAGGTGCCTTTTGATGGACCTGATGGAGAGGATGTGTCTGCAAGATGTCCCACAGATTTGCAGGGTCACTTGGAGATTGAAGATCTCATAAGAAGTTTGGTCTCCCCCCATGGAGGAAACTCAGTTCAGTTAGGAGACTTGATCCACCATCCCTTTTTCTGGACCTGTGAGAG CAGGTTTGAGTTTCTTGTGGATGTTGGGAATAATCCAGACATCGAAAAATACAATGCTGGGAGCCAGATTGTGAAAGCTTTGAATTGCAATAAGGCAACAACTAAGAAGCACTTCCACCAGTGGACTAGGAAG CTGGATTGTTTTAGCTCATACtttgtgaaaaaacaaaaacagcccaATTCATCCCCAGACAGACACTGa
- the LOC103305975 gene encoding 2-5A-dependent ribonuclease isoform X2 — MEATGNSQPAAPNGCRNGTAAATASQLHDAIKKGSVKTVRQLLEEGADVNSKVEGGWTPLHNAVQADQEEIVNLLLEQGADPRARKDNGATPFIIAGIVGNVSLLELFLSKGSEINEKDNNGFTAFMEAAWYGKEKALKFLYENFSDEKEMDVNLGRMVSTQQRQVYKGGETALMDAARNGHLSAVKTLVKEMRASVHACDNFGRNALIHALRLPLKRNTIRRQNENIEQIVSFLLDCGADVTGRDENGKTSLILAAERQSQDLVELLLKTGKVDINAMGNDGKTALKIAVEYDHEEIAKLLCENGARADCSDIFAAKENYNNEMVALLLKYGATATNNQPPKDWEPTSKRWGEQLWRLHSINSPQIGKLNIIFDEYYCIESTSEGGIYLGFHAGKEVAVKRFLLGSDKAKRESMCLSHCHSNRHMVKLFGTETHGNCQLFCLSLCESNLEDHLSKSAQAVNNHNILKTLLEAVRDLHSLELGHGDLHPRNILIDADDKVLLADFDKSSSFAEGQRELIIKEDLEALGRLVLYVVTRGEVPFDGPDGEDVSARCPTDLQGHLEIEDLIRSLVSPHGGNSVQLGDLIHHPFFWTCERFEFLVDVGNNPDIEKYNAGSQIVKALNCNKATTKKHFHQWTRKIDQDVLKNMKEKRSYKDTVTDLLRLIRNVGAHYGAKPQWFKEIIQNPSQYFVDRFPDLTFYVYEHLRRVDRAFLKKVLHHILKGYNPS, encoded by the exons ATGGAGGCCACAGGCAACAGCCAGCCGGCGGCACCAAACGGCTGCAGAAATGGAACAGCAGCAGCCACAGCGTCTCAATTACATGATGCTATCAAAAAAGGTTCAGTAAAGACAGTCCGGCAGCTGTTGGAGGAAGGTGCAGATGTCAATTCCAAGGTAGAAGGTGGTTGGACACCACTGCACAATGCTGTACAGGCTGATCAGGAAGAGATCGTTAACCTTCTGCTGGAGCAGGGTGCTGATCCACGTGCCAGAAAGGACAATGGTGCCACGCCCTTTATTATAGCAGGCATAGTGGGGAATGTGAGCCTTTTGGAGCTCTTCCTTTCTAAGGGGTCAGAAATAAATGAGAAGGATAACAACGGCTTCACAGCCTTTATGGAGGCTGCTTGGTATGGGAAGGAGAAGGCCTTGAAATTCTTGTATGAGAATTTCTCGGATGAGAAAGAGATGGATGTGAATTTGGGCCGGATGGTCAGTACACAACAAAGACAAGTGTACAAAGGCGGAGAAACAGCCCTGATGGATGCTGCCAGGAATGGCCACCTCTCAGCTGTGAAAACCCTCGTGAAAGAGATGAGAGCCAGCGTGCATGCCTGTGATAACTTTGGCAGGAACGCTTTGATCCATGCATTACGGCTGCCTCTGAAGAGGAACACCATACGTAGACAAAACGAGAATATAGAACAAATAGTCTCCTTTCTGCTGGACTGTGGCGCTGATGTTACTGGAAGAGATGAAAATGGGAAGACTTCGCTCATCCTGGCAGCAGAGAGGCAAAGTCAGGATTTGGTGGAATTGTTACTGAAGACAGGCAAAGTTGACATTAACGCCATGGGCAATGATGGCAAAACAGCACTGAAGATAGCTGTGGAGTACGACCATGAGGAAATAGCCAAGCTGTTATGTGAGAACGGAGCCAGGGCTGATTGTAGTGACATTTTTGCGGCCAAAGAGAACTACAACAATGAAATGGTGGCGCTGCTGCTCAAATACGGTGCTACGGCTACTAATAATCAGCCTCCTAAAGATTGGGAACCCACCAGCAAACGCTGGGGAGAGCAACTATGGCGTCTTCACAGTATAAATTCCCCTCAGATCGGAAAACTCAACATCATATTTGATGAGTATTACTGCATTGAGAGCACCTCTGAAGGTGGCATCTACCTGGGATTCCATGCAGGGAAAGAGGTGGCTGTGAAGAGATTCCTTCTTGGCAGTGATAAGGCTAAACGAGAATCCATGTGTCTCAGTCACTGCCATAGCAACAGGCATATGGTAAAACTTTTTGGGACTGAGACTCATGGCAACTGCCAGctcttctgcctctctctctgtgaGAGCAACCTTGAGGATCATCTGAGCAAATCTGCACAGGCAGTCAATAATCATAACATCCTCAAGACACTCTTGGAAGCAGTGAGAGATCTGCACTCTTTGGAATTAGGCCATGGGGACCTGCACCCACGTAACATTTTGATAG ATGCGGATGATAAAGTTCTCCTTGCAGATTTTGATAAGAGTAGCAGTTTTGCTGAAGGTCAAAGGGAACTTATAATCAAAGAAGACTTGGAG GCACTCGGGAGGTTGGTCCTATATGTTGTAACAAGGGGTGAGGTGCCTTTTGATGGACCTGATGGAGAGGATGTGTCTGCAAGATGTCCCACAGATTTGCAGGGTCACTTGGAGATTGAAGATCTCATAAGAAGTTTGGTCTCCCCCCATGGAGGAAACTCAGTTCAGTTAGGAGACTTGATCCACCATCCCTTTTTCTGGACCTGTGAGAG GTTTGAGTTTCTTGTGGATGTTGGGAATAATCCAGACATCGAAAAATACAATGCTGGGAGCCAGATTGTGAAAGCTTTGAATTGCAATAAGGCAACAACTAAGAAGCACTTCCACCAGTGGACTAGGAAG ATTGATCAAGATGTTCTGAAAAATATGAAAGAGAAACGCTCCTATAAAGATACTGTCACTGACCTGTTGAGGTTAATCAGAAATGTGGGGGCGCACTATGGTGCAAAACCACAATG GTTCAAAGAAATAATCCAGAACCCATCACAGTATTTTGTTGACCGGTTTCCAGATCtgacattttatgtctatgaGCATTTGCGCCGTGTGGACAGAG cttTCCTAAAGAAGGTACTTCACCACATCCTCAAAGGCTACAATCCCAGCTGA
- the LOC103305975 gene encoding 2-5A-dependent ribonuclease isoform X1 encodes MEATGNSQPAAPNGCRNGTAAATASQLHDAIKKGSVKTVRQLLEEGADVNSKVEGGWTPLHNAVQADQEEIVNLLLEQGADPRARKDNGATPFIIAGIVGNVSLLELFLSKGSEINEKDNNGFTAFMEAAWYGKEKALKFLYENFSDEKEMDVNLGRMVSTQQRQVYKGGETALMDAARNGHLSAVKTLVKEMRASVHACDNFGRNALIHALRLPLKRNTIRRQNENIEQIVSFLLDCGADVTGRDENGKTSLILAAERQSQDLVELLLKTGKVDINAMGNDGKTALKIAVEYDHEEIAKLLCENGARADCSDIFAAKENYNNEMVALLLKYGATATNNQPPKDWEPTSKRWGEQLWRLHSINSPQIGKLNIIFDEYYCIESTSEGGIYLGFHAGKEVAVKRFLLGSDKAKRESMCLSHCHSNRHMVKLFGTETHGNCQLFCLSLCESNLEDHLSKSAQAVNNHNILKTLLEAVRDLHSLELGHGDLHPRNILIDADDKVLLADFDKSSSFAEGQRELIIKEDLEALGRLVLYVVTRGEVPFDGPDGEDVSARCPTDLQGHLEIEDLIRSLVSPHGGNSVQLGDLIHHPFFWTCESRFEFLVDVGNNPDIEKYNAGSQIVKALNCNKATTKKHFHQWTRKIDQDVLKNMKEKRSYKDTVTDLLRLIRNVGAHYGAKPQWFKEIIQNPSQYFVDRFPDLTFYVYEHLRRVDRAFLKKVLHHILKGYNPS; translated from the exons ATGGAGGCCACAGGCAACAGCCAGCCGGCGGCACCAAACGGCTGCAGAAATGGAACAGCAGCAGCCACAGCGTCTCAATTACATGATGCTATCAAAAAAGGTTCAGTAAAGACAGTCCGGCAGCTGTTGGAGGAAGGTGCAGATGTCAATTCCAAGGTAGAAGGTGGTTGGACACCACTGCACAATGCTGTACAGGCTGATCAGGAAGAGATCGTTAACCTTCTGCTGGAGCAGGGTGCTGATCCACGTGCCAGAAAGGACAATGGTGCCACGCCCTTTATTATAGCAGGCATAGTGGGGAATGTGAGCCTTTTGGAGCTCTTCCTTTCTAAGGGGTCAGAAATAAATGAGAAGGATAACAACGGCTTCACAGCCTTTATGGAGGCTGCTTGGTATGGGAAGGAGAAGGCCTTGAAATTCTTGTATGAGAATTTCTCGGATGAGAAAGAGATGGATGTGAATTTGGGCCGGATGGTCAGTACACAACAAAGACAAGTGTACAAAGGCGGAGAAACAGCCCTGATGGATGCTGCCAGGAATGGCCACCTCTCAGCTGTGAAAACCCTCGTGAAAGAGATGAGAGCCAGCGTGCATGCCTGTGATAACTTTGGCAGGAACGCTTTGATCCATGCATTACGGCTGCCTCTGAAGAGGAACACCATACGTAGACAAAACGAGAATATAGAACAAATAGTCTCCTTTCTGCTGGACTGTGGCGCTGATGTTACTGGAAGAGATGAAAATGGGAAGACTTCGCTCATCCTGGCAGCAGAGAGGCAAAGTCAGGATTTGGTGGAATTGTTACTGAAGACAGGCAAAGTTGACATTAACGCCATGGGCAATGATGGCAAAACAGCACTGAAGATAGCTGTGGAGTACGACCATGAGGAAATAGCCAAGCTGTTATGTGAGAACGGAGCCAGGGCTGATTGTAGTGACATTTTTGCGGCCAAAGAGAACTACAACAATGAAATGGTGGCGCTGCTGCTCAAATACGGTGCTACGGCTACTAATAATCAGCCTCCTAAAGATTGGGAACCCACCAGCAAACGCTGGGGAGAGCAACTATGGCGTCTTCACAGTATAAATTCCCCTCAGATCGGAAAACTCAACATCATATTTGATGAGTATTACTGCATTGAGAGCACCTCTGAAGGTGGCATCTACCTGGGATTCCATGCAGGGAAAGAGGTGGCTGTGAAGAGATTCCTTCTTGGCAGTGATAAGGCTAAACGAGAATCCATGTGTCTCAGTCACTGCCATAGCAACAGGCATATGGTAAAACTTTTTGGGACTGAGACTCATGGCAACTGCCAGctcttctgcctctctctctgtgaGAGCAACCTTGAGGATCATCTGAGCAAATCTGCACAGGCAGTCAATAATCATAACATCCTCAAGACACTCTTGGAAGCAGTGAGAGATCTGCACTCTTTGGAATTAGGCCATGGGGACCTGCACCCACGTAACATTTTGATAG ATGCGGATGATAAAGTTCTCCTTGCAGATTTTGATAAGAGTAGCAGTTTTGCTGAAGGTCAAAGGGAACTTATAATCAAAGAAGACTTGGAG GCACTCGGGAGGTTGGTCCTATATGTTGTAACAAGGGGTGAGGTGCCTTTTGATGGACCTGATGGAGAGGATGTGTCTGCAAGATGTCCCACAGATTTGCAGGGTCACTTGGAGATTGAAGATCTCATAAGAAGTTTGGTCTCCCCCCATGGAGGAAACTCAGTTCAGTTAGGAGACTTGATCCACCATCCCTTTTTCTGGACCTGTGAGAG CAGGTTTGAGTTTCTTGTGGATGTTGGGAATAATCCAGACATCGAAAAATACAATGCTGGGAGCCAGATTGTGAAAGCTTTGAATTGCAATAAGGCAACAACTAAGAAGCACTTCCACCAGTGGACTAGGAAG ATTGATCAAGATGTTCTGAAAAATATGAAAGAGAAACGCTCCTATAAAGATACTGTCACTGACCTGTTGAGGTTAATCAGAAATGTGGGGGCGCACTATGGTGCAAAACCACAATG GTTCAAAGAAATAATCCAGAACCCATCACAGTATTTTGTTGACCGGTTTCCAGATCtgacattttatgtctatgaGCATTTGCGCCGTGTGGACAGAG cttTCCTAAAGAAGGTACTTCACCACATCCTCAAAGGCTACAATCCCAGCTGA